The sequence TCATGAAATTTTTTAAAGATTTAAAGGCCGCTCGGCCCTTGTTCGCACTCCTGGCCTTCTGCGCCCTGATCCTGGTTGGCGGTGCCGCCCACGCCAGCGAGGCGGAGCTCGTCCTCCCGGACTTGAGCTCGGTCAGCTTCCTGGGGGTCAACGGACACGACCTGCTCCTCTACGGACTCGGCATCTGCGGACTCGGCCTCGTCTTCGGTTTGGTCATCTACTCCCAAGTCAAGGGCCTTCCGGTCCACCAGTCCATGAAGGACATCTCCGAGCTGATCTACGAAACCTGCAAGACCTACCTGATCACCCAGGGCAAGTTCATCCTGCTCCTCGAGGTCTTCATCGGCATCATTATATGGGTCTATTTCTATAATCTGCGGCACTTCTCGATCGACAAGGTCGCGATGATCCTGGTGTTCAGCTTGATCGGCATCGCCGGCAGCTACGGAGTCGCCTGGTTCGGCATCCGCATCAACACCCTGGCCAACTCCCGCGCTGCCTTCGCCAGCCTCAAGGGCAAGCCCTTCCCGGTCTACGCCATTCCGCTGAAGGCCGGCATGAGCATCGGCATGTTGCTGATCGCCACCGAGCTGGTCATGATGCTCTGCATCCTGCTCTTCATCCCGGCCGACTACGCCGGGCCCTGCTTCATCGGTTTCGCGATCGGCGAGTCCTTGGCCGCCTCGGCGCTCCGCATCGCGGGCGGCATTTTCACCAAGATCGCCGACATCGGCTCCGACCTGATGAAGATCGTCTTCAACATCAAGGAAGACGACGCGCGCAACCCCGGCGTCATCGCGGACTGCACCGGCGACAACGCGGGCGACTCGGTCGGCCCCACGGCGGACGGCTTCGAGACCTACGGCGTCACCGGCGTCGCGCTGATCACCTTCATCCTCTTGGCGGTCCCCGAGGCTGTGACGCAGATCCAGCTCTTGGTCTGGATCTTCGCCATGCGCATCGTGATGATCCTGGCGAGCGGCATGTCCTACCTGCTCAACGAGGCCTACGCCAAGGCCCGCTTCGGCAACGCCGACAAGATGAACTTCGAATCGCCCCTCACCTCGCTGGTGTGGGTCACCTCCATCGTCTCGCTGGCCCTGACCTACGTCGTCTCCTACCTGCTGATCCCCGACCTGGGGGACGGAACCCTGTGGTGGAAGCTCTCGACGATCATCACCTGCGGCACCATCGCGGGCGCGCTCATCCCCGAGATGATCAAGATCTTCACCTCGACCGAGTCGGGCCACGTCCGCGAAGTCGTCACCGCCTCCCGCGAGGGCGGCGCCTCGCTCAACGTCCTCTCGGGCCTGATCGCGGGCAACTTCAGCGCTTACTGGATGGGCCTGGTCATCGTCGCCCTGATGGCCGCCGCCTACGGCGTCAGCGCCATGGGCATCGGCTCGCTGATGGCCGCCCCGGCGGTCTTCGCCTTCGGTCTGGTCGCCTTCGGCTTCCTGGGCATGGGACCGGTCACGATCGCGGTCGACTCCTACGGACCGGTCACCGACAACGCCCAATCGGTCTACGAGCTCTCGACCATCGAAAACCTCCCCAACATCAAGGAAGAGATCAAGCGGGACTACGGCTTCGACGTCAAGTTCGACAAGGCCAAGGACCTGCTCGAGGAAAACGACGGCGCCGGCAACACCTTCAAGGCCACCGCCAAGCCCGTGCTCATCGGCACCGCGGTGGTCGGCGCGGCGACCATGATCTTCTCGATCATCTTCCTGCTGACCGGCGGGCTCAAGACGGGCATCGAGAACCTCTCGCTCCTGCACCCGCCCTTCCTGCTGGGCCTGATCACCGGCGGCGCCATCATCTATTGGTTCACCGGCGCCTCCATGCAGGCGGTCTCCACCGGCGCCTACCGCGCGGTCGAGTTCATCAAGGCCAACATCAAGCTGGAAGGCAGCGAAAAAGCCTCGATCGCCGACAGCAAGAAGGTCGTCGCGATCTGCACCCAGTACGCGCAGAAGGGGATGTTCAACATCTTCCTGACGGTCTTCTTCAGCACCCTGGCCTTCGCCTGTATCGAACCTTTCTTCTTCGTCGGCTACCTGATCTCCATCGCGCTGTTCGGCCTCTATCAAGCCATCTTCATGGCCAACGCCGGCGGCGCCTGGGACAACGCGAAGAAGGTCGTCGAGGTCGAATTGAAGGAAAAGGGCTCGGCCCTGCACGCCGCGACCGTCGTCGGCGACACGGTCGGCGACCCCTTCAAGGACACCTCCTCGGTGGCGCTCAACCCGATCATCAAGTTCACCACGCTGTTCGGCCTCTTGGCCGTCGAGCTGGCGATCGAGCTGCCGCGCAACACCAGCGCCATCCTGGCGGGGGTCTTCTTCGTGCTCTCGACGATCTTCGTCATCCGCTCCTTCTACGGGATGCGGATCAAGTCGGGAGAAGCGGCGCACGCTTAATTGGCAATCTTGTTTTTCCGTGAAAAAGGCGGCCTGCGGGCCGCCTTTTTCGTTACTGCGCCAGCGTTTTCACCAGTTCGTGCAGGTGGTCGACCAACTTGGGCAGCTCTTTGCGGATCTGCTCGGCGTTGCGGTCGAGCAACTTGGCGGATTCCTTCTGCAGGCCTTTCAGCTGTCCCTCGAGCTTCTTCTTTTTCTCGGGCGTGAAGGAATCCCGGAAGGCCAGGACCTTGTCGAGGCCGCGGTTCATCGCGTCCAAGTATTCCTTGAGCTCGGGCCCCTCCAAGGAAGAACCCAGCAGCCGCAATTTGACGTAGATCTGGGCCAGGGTCTCGGCCTCCTCCAACAAGGTCGCGGAGGGTTTGGTCTCGGGCTCCGCGGCGCGAAGCGCCGCCGGCGAGGCTTGCAATGCGGTCCATAGGGTGAGAGACAGAAGCGCCAATTTCATAAAATTCCCCTTTTTCGCCTTTAACCGCCCGGACCCGGCTTGGGTCTAGGAAAGGCTCGGGTTCAAAAAAATAAGGATCCTATGCTCTCATTACGCCAAGTTTGTTTCAAAATAGCGGCCTTCATTGTACTGCTGGGCTGCGCCCCCGTCACCAAGATCTCCAGCTCCCAAAATCCCGGGATCCAGGGAAAGACCTTCCAAAAAGTCCTGGTCGAGGCCCGCGGCCCGCACCCCCAGGAAAACATCCAGTTGGAATGGGCCTTTCGCTCCCTCTTCGATCAGGTCCGCGTCCCGGTCGCCACCGCCACCCAATCCTTTTACGCCGAGGCCCTCGCCTCCGGCGTCGATCCCAAGGAGATCCTCCGCCGCCACGGCATCGACGGCCTCTTGCGGATCGAGGTGAAGAATATCCGCAAAGACACCATTTACCATCCGCCGACTTCGACCAACACCGAGGTGCGAAAACGCAAGGACGGCAGCACCTATGTCACCACCACCCAAAGCGGAGATTATACCGAACATGTCATGGTCCAAGATTACGGCTTGACCCTGCTGGACGCCGCCGATCTTAATCCGGTTTGGGTCGGATCCGCCAGCACCCGGGGGGATTTCAAGTCGCATAGCGAGAAATCCTTCCTGCAGTCCCTCGCCAAGCAGACGGCGAAGGATTTGGCCAAGGCTGGCCTGATTCGCCTCGGCGCCCCTTTGCCCAAGTAGCAATTTCTTAATAAACCACCGGTTCAGGGCCGGGCATATCGCACTCCGCAAAGGCTTCGAACTTGTCGCCAATTGTAGTATTCTTGCGCCATGAAAAGATTATCTCATTGGTTCTGTTTCGGACTCTCGCTCGTCCTGCTCTCGGCCTGCCCCAAACCCAAAGAAGGCGCCCAAACCCTGACCCTGCCCGACGGGGGTAAGATCGTCTACGAGACCAAGGGCTCCGGCGACGCCACCCTGCTCTTCATCCACTGCTGGTCCTGCAACCGCCGTTATTGGGACTCAGCCATGGCCGAGCTGTCCAAGAACTACCGGGTGGTCGCACTCGACCTGCGGGGCCACGGCGAGTCCGACCGCGGCCGGAAAGACCTGAAGGTCGCGGACTTGGCCCGGGACGTCGACGCGCTCATCAAACAGCTGAAATTGAATAATGTCGTGTTGGTCGGATCCTCGATGGGCGGGAGCATCTCGCTGGCGGCGGCCAAGGACAACCCCGGAACCGTGGTAGGCGTGGTCTGCGTCGACACCCTGCAAAACGTCGAGATGAAAACGCCTGAGGACTTGCGGGAAGGGTTCATCAAATCCCTGGAACAGGACTTTCGCGCCGGCCTGGCGAAGTTCATGCCGATGGTCTTCGCCAAGGACGCCGACCCCAAGCTGATCGCCTGGGCCGTCGAGCAGGCCTCGAAGACCGACCCGCAGGCCGCGGTCTCCCTCATCAAAGACCTCTTCTCGCTGGATTTGGCGTCCTGGATGTCGGCCGTCAAGGTCCCGATCCGCTGCCTCAATTCGGACTCGAGTCCGCCCTTGGGCCTCAAGACCTCGGTCGAGGTCAACCGCAAGTACGCAGACTTCGACGTCGTCGAGCTTCAGGGCTCGGGGCACCTGCCGCAGCTGGAGAGGCCCGAGGAATTCAACCGCAAGCTGCGCGAGACCGTCGAGGGCCTTGTGAAAAAATAAGCGGAGGATTTCGCCGGCTTGCGCCGCGCGTTGCCGCGGTTCTCAACTTTCAAAACCTTAGAACAAGAAAAATTTTCAGAACTTTTGACAGGCGGAGCCTGCGCGCCGATGATGCGCGGCCATGAAGATCCATCTCGTCAATCCCGCCTTTCCCGACACCTTCTGGGGCTTTCGCCATGTCCGCGAATACGGCTACCGCTACGCGATGGCCAACCTCGCCCTGCCCACCGTCGCGGCCCTCACGCCCCGCGAGCACGACGTAACGATCCGCGACGAGAACGTCGCACCGCTCGACTTCGACGTCGCGGCCGATCTCATCGGCATCACGGGATTCAACATCCAATCCGCCCGCATGTTCGAGATCGCGGCCGAGTTTCGGCGCCGCGGCAAGACGGTCGTGATGGGCGGACCCTATGCCTCGCTATGCCCCGAGGACTGCGCCCCGCACGTCGATCACCTGATCGTCGGCGAGGCGGAACGCATCTGGCCCCAATTTCTGGCCGATTTCGCCGCCGGCCGCGCCGAGCGACGCTATGTGGAGACCGAGAAGGTCGACTTAGCCCTCTCGCCGACGCCCCGTTGGGACCTGCTCGACTTCAAGCATTACGGCCGCATCCCCGTGCAGACGACGCGCGGATGCCCCTTCGACTGCGAATTTTGCGACGTCATCGTCTACCTGGGACGCAAGGTACGGCAGAAGAGTCCCGACCGGATCGCGGCGGAGCTGGAGGCCGTCTATCCCCACGTCCATGCCGCCGGTCGGGACTCCATTTTCTTCGCCGACGACAACTTCATCGGCAACAAGGCCCACGCGCGGGCCGTCTGCCGAAGGCTGATCGAGGTCAACCGCGGCTTTCCGCGCCCCCTGCGCTTCTCGACGCAGGTGACGATCAACCTGGCCCAGGACAAGGAGCTCCTCGAACTGATGGCGGAGGCGGGCTTCCACAGCGTCTTCATCGGGATCGAGACGCCCAAGACGGAGAACCTCCTCGAAGTCCACAAGGTGCAGAACACCCGGCGCGACCTGATCGCCGATATCAAGATGATTCAGTCCTACGGCATTTTCGTCTGGGCGGGGATGATCGTCGGCTTCGATCACGACGGGCCCGAGGCCTTCCGGGAGCAGCTCGATTTCATCAACGAGAGCGACATCCCGATCTCGATGACGGGCATGCTCAACGCCCCCGCCAACACGCCGCTCTGGCACCGCCTCCAGAAGGAGGGGCGCCTGTTAGAGGGCTACCAGTACCGGGACCAGGCGGACACGAACATCGTCCCGAAACTCCTTGGCAAGGAGGAGCTACGCGCCGGCTACGTGCGCCTGATGAACGATCTCTACTCCTACGAGAACTACGGCAAGCGCCTCTGCGGCACCCTAGCGGCGATCCGCCGGCCGCCGACGAAGCGCCGCAAGAAATTCTCCGCGCAGCACGCGGCCTACAATCTCCAACGGCTTTGGACACTTTTGCGATACTACCTCCTAACAGGTAGCCGCGAGCGGCGGCGATACTTCTTTCGGGTCTTGCGGCAAATCGCCAAAACCAACCCGGCTTACCTCAAGGAAGCCCTTTGGC comes from Deltaproteobacteria bacterium PRO3 and encodes:
- a CDS encoding sodium-translocating pyrophosphatase, whose protein sequence is MKFFKDLKAARPLFALLAFCALILVGGAAHASEAELVLPDLSSVSFLGVNGHDLLLYGLGICGLGLVFGLVIYSQVKGLPVHQSMKDISELIYETCKTYLITQGKFILLLEVFIGIIIWVYFYNLRHFSIDKVAMILVFSLIGIAGSYGVAWFGIRINTLANSRAAFASLKGKPFPVYAIPLKAGMSIGMLLIATELVMMLCILLFIPADYAGPCFIGFAIGESLAASALRIAGGIFTKIADIGSDLMKIVFNIKEDDARNPGVIADCTGDNAGDSVGPTADGFETYGVTGVALITFILLAVPEAVTQIQLLVWIFAMRIVMILASGMSYLLNEAYAKARFGNADKMNFESPLTSLVWVTSIVSLALTYVVSYLLIPDLGDGTLWWKLSTIITCGTIAGALIPEMIKIFTSTESGHVREVVTASREGGASLNVLSGLIAGNFSAYWMGLVIVALMAAAYGVSAMGIGSLMAAPAVFAFGLVAFGFLGMGPVTIAVDSYGPVTDNAQSVYELSTIENLPNIKEEIKRDYGFDVKFDKAKDLLEENDGAGNTFKATAKPVLIGTAVVGAATMIFSIIFLLTGGLKTGIENLSLLHPPFLLGLITGGAIIYWFTGASMQAVSTGAYRAVEFIKANIKLEGSEKASIADSKKVVAICTQYAQKGMFNIFLTVFFSTLAFACIEPFFFVGYLISIALFGLYQAIFMANAGGAWDNAKKVVEVELKEKGSALHAATVVGDTVGDPFKDTSSVALNPIIKFTTLFGLLAVELAIELPRNTSAILAGVFFVLSTIFVIRSFYGMRIKSGEAAHA
- a CDS encoding alpha/beta hydrolase; this translates as MKRLSHWFCFGLSLVLLSACPKPKEGAQTLTLPDGGKIVYETKGSGDATLLFIHCWSCNRRYWDSAMAELSKNYRVVALDLRGHGESDRGRKDLKVADLARDVDALIKQLKLNNVVLVGSSMGGSISLAAAKDNPGTVVGVVCVDTLQNVEMKTPEDLREGFIKSLEQDFRAGLAKFMPMVFAKDADPKLIAWAVEQASKTDPQAAVSLIKDLFSLDLASWMSAVKVPIRCLNSDSSPPLGLKTSVEVNRKYADFDVVELQGSGHLPQLERPEEFNRKLRETVEGLVKK
- a CDS encoding DUF4070 domain-containing protein, with translation MKIHLVNPAFPDTFWGFRHVREYGYRYAMANLALPTVAALTPREHDVTIRDENVAPLDFDVAADLIGITGFNIQSARMFEIAAEFRRRGKTVVMGGPYASLCPEDCAPHVDHLIVGEAERIWPQFLADFAAGRAERRYVETEKVDLALSPTPRWDLLDFKHYGRIPVQTTRGCPFDCEFCDVIVYLGRKVRQKSPDRIAAELEAVYPHVHAAGRDSIFFADDNFIGNKAHARAVCRRLIEVNRGFPRPLRFSTQVTINLAQDKELLELMAEAGFHSVFIGIETPKTENLLEVHKVQNTRRDLIADIKMIQSYGIFVWAGMIVGFDHDGPEAFREQLDFINESDIPISMTGMLNAPANTPLWHRLQKEGRLLEGYQYRDQADTNIVPKLLGKEELRAGYVRLMNDLYSYENYGKRLCGTLAAIRRPPTKRRKKFSAQHAAYNLQRLWTLLRYYLLTGSRERRRYFFRVLRQIAKTNPAYLKEALWHLALHKHFYRYSRILAERLDLDPNHAPWAMQEGFARAKGA